The following coding sequences lie in one Arachis ipaensis cultivar K30076 chromosome B05, Araip1.1, whole genome shotgun sequence genomic window:
- the LOC107640793 gene encoding aldehyde dehydrogenase family 2 member C4-like isoform X2 — protein sequence MENSFLRPLGHLELDLPEAPTIKAPRLPPLAVDPYTRYGPKAEITHLFRTPESKVAIEGRVQFDLLQVSFTGSMEVGREIMHAAASSNLKQVSLELVGKSPLLIFDDADVDKAASLALLGIVYNKGEMC from the exons ATG GAGAACTCTTTCTTACGGCCACTTGGCCATCTTGAATTAGATCTTCCAGAAGCACCTACTATCAAGGCACCCCGTCTTCCTCCACTAGCTGTTGATCCATACACGAGATATGGGCCCAAAGCAGAGATAACCCACTTATTCAGGACTCCTGAAAGTAAAGTTGCTATAGAAGGGAGAGTTCAGTTTGATCTGCTCCAG GTCAGCTTCACCGGTTCGATGGAGGTAGGCCGTGAAATAATGCATGCTGCAGCTAGCAGCAACTTGAAACAAGTTTCACTTGAATTAGTAGGAAAGTCACCTCTTCTAATCTTTGATGATGCTGATGTAGATAAAGCTGCTAGCCTTGCTCTCTTGGGCATAGTATATAACAAG gGTGAGATGTGTTGA
- the LOC107640793 gene encoding retinal dehydrogenase 1-like isoform X1: MENSFLRPLGHLELDLPEAPTIKAPRLPPLAVDPYTRYGPKAEITHLFRTPESKVAIEGRVQFDLLQVSFTGSMEVGREIMHAAASSNLKQVSLELVGKSPLLIFDDADVDKAASLALLGIVYNKGKGSYWKNYFGIACWNVG; encoded by the exons ATG GAGAACTCTTTCTTACGGCCACTTGGCCATCTTGAATTAGATCTTCCAGAAGCACCTACTATCAAGGCACCCCGTCTTCCTCCACTAGCTGTTGATCCATACACGAGATATGGGCCCAAAGCAGAGATAACCCACTTATTCAGGACTCCTGAAAGTAAAGTTGCTATAGAAGGGAGAGTTCAGTTTGATCTGCTCCAG GTCAGCTTCACCGGTTCGATGGAGGTAGGCCGTGAAATAATGCATGCTGCAGCTAGCAGCAACTTGAAACAAGTTTCACTTGAATTAGTAGGAAAGTCACCTCTTCTAATCTTTGATGATGCTGATGTAGATAAAGCTGCTAGCCTTGCTCTCTTGGGCATAGTATATAACAAG ggCAAGGGTTCCTACTGGAAGAATTATTTTGGAATTGCCTGCTGGAATGTTGGATGA